Proteins co-encoded in one Setaria viridis chromosome 9, Setaria_viridis_v4.0, whole genome shotgun sequence genomic window:
- the LOC117839988 gene encoding proteasome subunit beta type-6 has product MAASHECSSAAVGEAPTTGEHRMGTTIVGVCYDGGVILGADSRTSTGMYVANRASDKITQLTDNVYVCRSGSAADTQVISDYVRYFLHQHTIQLGQPATVKVAANLIRLLAYQNKNMLQAGMIIGGWDKYEGGQIFSVPLGGTILRQPFAIGGSGSSYLYALLDHEWREGMSQEEAEKFVVKVVSLAMARDGASGGVVRTVTINADGVKRNFYPGDKLPLWHEEMEPHNSLLDILAAGNPDPMVQ; this is encoded by the exons atggccgcctcTCATGagtgctcctccgccgccgtcggcgaggcCCCGACCACCGGGGAGCACCGGATGGGGACCACCATTGTCGGGGTCTGCTACGATGGCGGTGTCATCCTCGGCGCCGACTCCAGGACCAGCACTG GAATGTATGTGGCGAACCGTGCTTCAGACAAGATTACTCAACTGACTGACAATGTGTATGTCTGCCGCTCTGGATCT GCTGCCGATACACAGGTCATTTCTGATTATGTACGTTATTTCCTTCACCAGCACAC AATCCAGCTTGGGCAACCAGCTACTGTTAAAGTTGCAGCCAACTTGATTAGGTTGCTAGCCTATCAGAACAAG AACATGTTGCAAGCTGGCATGATCATTGGAGGATGGGACAAGTATGAAGGAGGCCAAATTTTCTCCGTTCCCCTTGGTGGAACAATTCTGAGGCAGCCATTTGCAATAGGAG GTTCAGGTTCGAGTTACCTGTATGCTCTGCTTGATCATGAATGGAGAGAGGGAATGAGCCAGGAGGAGGCAGAG AAATTTGTGGTGAAGGTTGTTTCCCTTGCAATGGCCCGTGATGGTGCTAGTGGAGGGGTTGTTCGCACAGTTACA ATAAATGCCGATGGTGTGAAGAGGAACTTTTACCCTGGCGACAAGCTGCCACTGTGGCACGAAGAGATGGAGCCCCACAACTCGTTGCTTGATATTCTCGCAGCTGGGAACCCAGATCCGATGGTGCAGTGA
- the LOC117839987 gene encoding acid phosphatase 1 yields MARHRGGGDLVHLLLMLLLAAALLLAPAAAETEAEVAPTAPAQGASEEPEAAAAQQQLLPRPLVIDLPSAAASELGGGDGSGDEFPPEVRCASWRLAAEANNLEPWGAVPAECAAHVRDYVTGTAYRSDLELVARESAAYARAAPLGGDGRDAWVFDVDETLLSNLPYYADHGYGLELFDHHKFDEWVERGEAPAIPSSLKLYKEVRELGFKIFLLTGRSEGHQAVTVDNLKKQGFHDWDKLILRAAADRKKTATTYKSEKRKEMEAEGYRILGNSGDQWSDLLGSSMSARSFKLPNPMYYIP; encoded by the exons ATggcgcgccaccgcggcggTGGCGATCTCGTCCACCTGCTCCTGATGCTCCTCCTGGCTGCGGCGCTtctcctcgcccccgccgccgccgagacggaggcggaggtggcgccgaCCGCGCCGGCGCAGGGCGCGTCCGaggagccggaggcggcggctgcgcaGCAGCAACTCCTGCCGCGCCCTCTCGTCATCGATCTCCCGTCGGCGGCCGCATCAGagcttggcggcggcgacggctcgGGCGACGAGTTCCCGCCGGAGGTGCGGTGCGCCAGCTGGCGGCTCGCGGCGGAGGCCAACAACCTGGAGCCATGgggggcggtgccggcggaGTGCGCGGCGCACGTGCGGGACTACGTCACGGGCACCGCCTACCGCTCCGACCTCGAGCTCGTGGCGCGGGAGTCGGCCGCctacgcgcgcgccgcgccgctcgggGGCGACGGCCGCGACGCTTGGGTCTTCGACGTCGACGAGACGCTGCTGTCCAACCTCCCCTACTACGCCGACCACGGATACGG GCTTGAATTGTTCGACCACCACAAGTTCGACGAGTGGGTGGAGAGGGGGGAGGCGCCGGCGATCCCCTCCAGCTTGAAGCTGTACAAGGAGGTTCGCGAGCTGGGATTCAAAATCTTCTTGCTCACGGGCAGGAGCGAGGGGCACCAGGCCGTCACGGTGGACAACCTCAAGAAACAGGGGTTCCATGATTGGGACAAGCTCATCCTCAG GGCAGCGGCTGACCGCAAAAAGACCGCAACAACCTACAAATcggagaagaggaaggagatggaAGCAGAAGGGTACAGGATCCTGGGCAATTCAGGGGATCAGTGGAGCGATCTGCTTGGCTCTTCCATGAGTGCTCGCTCCTTCAAGCTCCCCAACCCAATGTATTATATCCCATAA